tagatacgttttcatttctcttggatatacacctaggagtggaattgctgagtcgtATGATAATTTTAACCTTGTGAGGAAATGCCAAACTCTTTACCAGTGTAGCTGCACCATTTAAAAATCCTATTAACAATGTATAatggttccagtttctccacatctttgtcaacacttgttattgtctttgattttagccattctagtgggtgtgaagtgttaGGTATCTTaccgtggttttgatttgcctttccctagtgactaatgatgagcatcttttcatgtgcttattggccttttgtctatcttttagagaaatgtctattcaaatcctttgcccatttttaaaatgtattatttgtcttcttattgttgagttgtgagagctctttatatattctggatacaaatccctTCTCagatgtgatttgcaaatattttctcccagtctgtgggttgtcttttcactttttttttttgtatccaccGTGTGATTATTGGGATGGTTTCCCATTCATCTTGATTcagggtgctttttttttttaaatttatttatttatttatttttaacatctttattggagtataattgctttacaacagtgtgttagtttctgctttataacaaagtgaatcagctatacatatacatatatccctatatctcctccctcaggGCGCTTTTAATACTGCTTCCATCTAAAGGAGCATCCTTCTGTAAGCCTTGCTTTTCCTCCTGTAGGCTGGCAGAGGACAGTGGAGCAGCTAACACACAAAACTACTGTTTGTGCATGGCTAAAGATGGTGGTGATTTTATAGCATCCTGGACATTTCACATCCATGAAATAGGAACTGGGGCTCTGCACCAGGCGCttcttgtgtttcttcttctcctcttccagAGAGTGATGAAGGAGATCCTTTGCGAGAGGCATGTTCTCGTGGGTAGATCGTCACCGCCGGAAaggtcttttcactttcttgatggtgtcctttgcagcacaaaagttttaattttgatgaagtccagttgatctatttttcttttgtcactttacttctggtatcatatctaagaaaacaTCGCTTAACCCCAAATCACAAAGACTtattcttttggggtttttttctaagcattttatagttttagctcttacatatAGATCTGtggtctattttgagttaatttttttttttttttgaccttgccgctcagcttgcgggatcttagttccctgacagggattgaacctgggccatggcagtgaaagcgctgagtcctaaccactggaccgccagggagctcctgattttgagttaatttttgtatatgatgtgaggtaagggatccaacttcattcttttgcatgtggaaatccGATTGTTCCAAGACCACTGTTGAAGGCAGtttattttgtaatgaaataGCATCTTTCACAAAACCCCAATATATTCACATACTTTGAAAACTTCTGATGTGGTGGGAAAAGAACTGAATGGAGAAATCTAGACTGTAGTCGCATGCTGCTCCCTTCTCATCGTAGGACTTTGGGCCAGCCCACTTCCCTTCTTTGCATCACACTTTTCTCATCTATTGAATGTGGCAGCATGAGTAAGAGACCTCTAACAGGTTCTGCCCATTATTCCTGTGCCTGTGGCCTCTTTGTATTTGGGCACTGGTTGTGGAGGGGGCTGGAAAATTGTGACACTTCTCGGCAAAACTGGCTGCATTCGCTTCTGTTTACCTGGTGGCAGTCTTAAGCCAAATCAACTGCCTTAGCATTtgtcagtcttttattttttaatttttaaaaaacgtttatttatttattcagctgtgccaggtcttagttgcagcgcccgggatcttttagttgtggaatgtaggatctagttccctgatcagggatcaa
Above is a genomic segment from Balaenoptera musculus isolate JJ_BM4_2016_0621 chromosome 14, mBalMus1.pri.v3, whole genome shotgun sequence containing:
- the LOC118880139 gene encoding 40S ribosomal protein S27-like, coding for MPLAKDLLHHSLEEEKKKHKKRLVQSPSSYFMDVKCPGCYKITTIFSHAQTVVLCVSCSTVLCQPTGGKARLTEGCSFRWKQY